A segment of the Tachyglossus aculeatus isolate mTacAcu1 unplaced genomic scaffold, mTacAcu1.pri scaffold_153_arrow_ctg1, whole genome shotgun sequence genome:
GTCTTGTTCTGCCCACATTGGACTGTGGCTCAGAGCCAGGCCTGTTTCAGATTCACCCCAAACAAGAAGGTCCAACAGCGAAGGGGTGGACAGTATCGGTTGAGACGTAGctcagcccaggcctggaaggtgGGTAGTTCCAGGGCTAAGGTCAACATCAGGGGCCACAACTGGACCATGACCTCAGAGAACACAGACCTAATTCCCTGTTCTTGGCTGGCCACAAGCCCCAGGCCTATACTACTGGGCTGGAATGGGCCCCGTATCCAGGCCAGATTGTAGGTGgggttagtctgtgagcctgggcATGTTACCCACGGGTGGTGAGCAGGGCTCCCTTACATTTTCCGTTGGAATGGGAGTCCCACGCGAGCTTCCCCCTTCTTCACTCTGGTGCTAAAGGAGTCCAGAAATGGGGGAATGGGATCCGTCCTGCCTGGAAGCTGTCCAGGTATTTATTCAGGCAAAGGGCAGTCAATGGGAatgtctctccaatcaatcaggttGCTAGGCAAATCTGCCAAAGGAACTcacaaggagaaactgaggcaatatCACCCAAAATAGCAGGAGGTATGAGGGCTATTGGGTGCTCATGGCTGGCGGGCCAGTGTCCTAGATGGTGTCCGGGACACTCACCTATCCTCACCTCTGCTTTCCTCTGTCTATGCCTTTCTCTTACTCTCTCCACccttctgcccctttcctctcctctgcccttctttccccttccctgttcATCCTCCatactctctttctctgcctttccttccctttcccctttctctgctcttctctcccccGCCTTTCTcggtcctttctcccctcttattTCTTTGACCTTCTCTCCCCTATCCTTTCTTTGCCCTTCTCTCCCCtatcctttctttccccttctctcccatcccttatttctttggaattttttcccctattctttctctgctcttctctcccctatgctttttctgctcttccttcccctatcttttctctatccttctctcctctcccctctttctgtacctttccttcccccctcatactttctccccccttcttccccctctccatccctcctctcccactcccgcgGGTGACCCGAGTCTGGGATTGAGCCCCATGATCCCTGGGAACCAGACCCCAGTCAGTGAGTTCATCCCGCTGGGTCTGTCCGAGCGCTCGGATTGGCAGCTGGCTGTCTTCGGGCTGATCCTGGCCATGTACCTACTCACGGTCACTAGCAACACCCTGATCATTACGGTCACCCTGATTGACCCCAAGCTGAAGgcccccatgtacttcctgctCAACCGGTTGTCCTTCGTGGATATGGCCTTCACCTCCATCACTGTCCCGCAGAGgctagcccacgtcctctccaCTAGCAAGGCCATCCCCTTCACCAACTGTCTGACCCAGCTCTTCTTCATCCTGCTCGTCGGCCCCATGGAGGGCTACCTGCTGGCCGCCATGACCTATGACTGCTACATGGCCGTTTGCGACCCACTGTGGTACGGTCATCCTGGTGATCCTCGGCCTCTGCCTGCGTATCATCGTGGGGTCGGGACTCGTGGTACCCGGGAGCGCCTTGCTCAACACTGTGCCCAGGGCGCACCTCGCCTTCTGCTCCCTCCGCATCCTGCAATTCTTCTGCGCCATCACGCCCATGCTCCAGCTCTCCTGCAGCCGCCCCTTCCTCAATGAGATGCTCACCTTCACCGAGGGCATGACCATCATCCTGAGGCCTTTCATCTTCATTCTGCCATCCTACGCCCGCACTGGGGCCACTGTGCTATGCCTGCGCTCCGCCGCGGGGCTGTGCAAGGCCACGTCCACTGTGGCTCTCATGTGCTGGTGGTGACACTGTTTTACGGCTCAGGCATGCCCATGTTCCTGCGCCCGGCACCGAGTGCCTCTGAGGGCCGGATGTGCCAGGTGGCCATCTTCTACACCCTGGTCACGCCCATGCTCAACTCGCTCATCTACTGCTTGAAGAACCACGAGGTCCAGGGCGCCCTATGGAGGCTGACCTCCAAGAGAGCAGCTGCCAGCATCTAGAGGCTTGTTTCCTTCACCCACTTCCCGGATAGAGAAGCCACCAGAGAACACAGTGTCACTGATAACTTTTATTTAGGGAATTCTGAGTGCAGAGAGCCATTCTGGGTGcctaccgtgtggagagcactatattgGATGTCTACAAGGTGTGGAGGGCTGTTCTAGCTTCCTACTGGATAAAGAGTCCTGTGTTGtgagtctactctgtgcagattaTTGTACTAGCCACCAAATGTGTACAGAATGCTGTAATAGGTTCTTGCCGTGTATGGGACATGGGACTGTGACCACTGTTTGTAGACCATTGGATAAGGCACATAATGTGTGTAGAATGCTGcaccgagctcttactgtgtgtagagcactatactggtcatttactgtgtccagtccattttactgggcacctactgtaggCAGAACGCCGCAATGGACTCTTGCTGTGGGCATAGAACTTTATTGGGCACTCACAGTACTATAGTGTTGTACTGTGCacctaaaaataatgataactgtggtatttgctaaatgtttaTTATGAGCCACGCCCTATACTAAGTatgctttggggtagatataattactcaatttggacacagtctaagctggtacctattctgtgcagagcactgtactctttgtCTCCTGTCTGAAGAGCGCTGAATTGGACCCCTGCTGTGAGCAGAGTGCTGCGGTAAGTGCCTACTTCTTTCGGAGCATTTTGCTGGACACATGAGGGAACTAAATAACAGTAAAAGGCACAGCCCTAGTCATTCAGATGAtaatcagaaggaaatgggtggttgttggggaggggaaggatccagTGCTCTTGAACTGGCCTTCGGGGCTTCTGCCAAGAGTCCTCAGAGTAGAATCACCTGCTCAAATCTGGACAAGTCCCGAAATCATCCTCAAACCGAACAATAGCATGTAGTGCTCTCCTACCCTGtttgaggcactgtactgagtacccacttggtgtggtgcactgttctCTTTGAGAAGCTCAAAGAATTAAGTGTCACACTCCCCGTGCACTAGTACTTTTCCAGTGAATGGATATCCCATCCAGGCAGAGAATGTATCCTCTGGTCTCTGTGAATGGAGACCATATCACTCTCTcttgcatctcttccagaataGCATGGGTATATCATGGTATAACTCTTTTACGCCAGCCTGCCGTAGTGCCAGGCTCTGTTGGAATACCAACCCAGAAAATTCAGCTTGTCATCAAGTTGAAACCCTGGATCGTTTAGTGGTGAGCCTGTGTTTCACCACCTCACCAGgcttgtgggctggaaatttcTTCCCTAGGTTTCCTGGGTGCACAATCTCTAAGTTGTCCCTGTTATATTCCATCTTGGTTTGATAGCGCTATTTTCCAGTCGATATAGACCACTCTTGAGGAAACCAAACTACTAgcaaaaccctgcccacaagtaactaTCCCCTGTCTGCTCGGTTTAGTGACATTTGCAAATATGCCCTCACCCGGCTCATTAGACAAGTCAGTGGCCAGAGCCgacccaggctcaatccccattcgtCAGATCTTGCACTCACCCAGTCTCTGTAAGCCTTTGGGGGTGCTGGGGGACAGTCAGACTAGACATGCAGGAGAGTGGCCTTGAAGTAATCACCAACCTCTGGTGGACATTGAGGATCTGCAGTGATCACCAGTTCAGTGTGGAAGTCGAGGAGAATGGACCTGCACTGATCATTAACCCAGGGTGGACATCAAGGATGTAGGCTCTGCAGCAATGATCAACCTAAGATGGACATAGAGAAGAGAGGTCCTGCAGTATCCTGGGTTGGGTATTGAGGAAAACAGTCCCGCAGAGATCACCAACACCGGGTGGATGACAAGGAGCGCATCCTCGTACTGTGGCTATGGTGTCAAGACATGTTAGCCACTGCAGGTAATGGTCCAGATACCATACCACCTTGGTTAGTCATTCACACATTATAACAACCTTGGCTACTGGTCCTGTAGCCACCTCAATAAGCATCCAATACCGAACTAATTAGTCGATATTGTTACCCCAGCAGCAGAGACCAGCAAACAGTCATTGCAAGGATAGCAGTGATTCTGCTTTCATCGGGTTGTTTCCtctattaatttataataatcatggaatttgttaagcactacgtgccaagcactgaattaagcactggagtagatactacaTAATCACGTTGAACTAGGTAAGAGGAAATCTacataggaaggagtaggatttaaaccacattttacagttgaagaaactgaggcacagataagtcaagtgatttCTCTAAAATaatccagcagagaagtggcagagccagggttagaactttggtcttctaactcccaggcttatgctctttccaggaggccacactgcAGTGAGAATATGGTTTCTTCATCATGCTGGATTGCCACAGGGCTGGGGTCTGATTTTTACTGTCCAACTGACCACCCATCCACCCTCATGAGATGCTCCTGTCACACTGGTCAGGAAGATGGAAAGGACAGACTTTCCAAGACCACAGTAGGAAAGTGAAAGAGGCCAAGGCCTGTCACTGGCCATGCTTCTACTCTGGCCACGTTCCCCATCTCTACTCCCCATATTCCTGCCCATGCTCTCaaactgtccatcccctctcctgccTATGTTCCCTCCTTGGTCATGCTCCATCCCTGCACATGCTCACTCCCTATTCTTGCTCCCTCCCTAGTCATGCTCTGTCTTTAGCCATGctttttccctgcccacggtctctcccagtccctgttcccctgCCCATGCTCCCTCCCTGGTCTGGCTCCCTCCCTCGTTTTGTTCCCTCCCTGGCTCTGGGCAAGAGAAGGTCAAATGGGCTTTCTCATTCCACAGTTCACCGGATACCGTTAAAAGTTTAATTGTTGAGACTCCTTTCCCACCATTCAAATGCTGACCTCATGGCAGGTCTTTCAAAGTTGATGTTGCAATGAAGATGCACACCAACACCAGGCATTCTATACAGAGGCAACGTGGCTGCAAACCCCATCCCAGAGGAGGAGAACAACGCTGATGGAAAATACAAAGGGAAAAGACTCTTTGCCGTGGAAACCTCTTCTGAACCAATAGGGCCCTCCACTATATCGGCCCTTCCCTCAAAACGTTTGCTGCGGTCCTAGAAGGTCAGCTACTGTTGTTGGGCCCGCCCCATCCTCCAAAGGAAAGTCGCCCCACCATTGCCGGTAGCCTCCCCTCAGCTTCTGGAGTCTCCTTCACCCATACCAGGATCAAATCCACAAATGCAGAAACCACTCCTCAGCCAGGCCCAAGCAGTCTCTTGGTGATATCAGACAGACACAGGTGGAGGGGCTCAGGGAAATGGGTCGAACATCAACTGATGGAgagataatagcagtaatagcaatTAGTAAGTGAAACTGTGTGCAATGAATCTTACTAAACGCTTCAGGAGTTCAAAACAAAGTGACATGCTGCTTGCCACATAGAGCTTATGTTCTCTTTGGGTAAGCAGACATATAAGCATTTacggagtaatcaaaataaatgattgagtgctgAGGAAGGGCATAAGTAAGTATATAAATTTTAGAGATGCCTGGTGAATTTATAT
Coding sequences within it:
- the LOC119923186 gene encoding olfactory receptor-like protein DTMT, giving the protein MIPGNQTPVSEFIPLGLSERSDWQLAVFGLILAMYLLTVTSNTLIITVTLIDPKLKAPMYFLLNRLSFVDMAFTSITVPQRLAHVLSTSKAIPFTNCLTQLFFILLVGPMEGYLLAAMTYDCYMAVCDPLWAHLAFCSLRILQFFCAITPMLQLSCSRPFLNEMLTFTEGMTIILRPFIFILPSYARTGATVLCLRSAAGLCKATSTVALMCWW